TTCATCAAGTATCGCCGTGTAATCGCCATTTTTAAGTAAATTGTTAATTTTGTTTTTTGTGTCCAAAAATTTTTTATACAACTCTTTTTCTTCGGGCTCTTTCAAGAGATCTTCTTTTACTTCCAACTTCCGACTTCCGACTTCCGACTTTTCCGCCTGTTTCAATATGTTACTTATTCTCTTAAAAGAAGTCGCAATCGGTTCAAAATCCGGCTGGCTCCTTATTGAGTTCACCGCTACAGCACGATTATATGTATCAAGAATATCATCAAGCCGGCTGGAAAACACAGCATCAATTTCATCAGGCAGGATATTTTTTTCTTTAAGATATGTGGAAAGCCGCTGTTTGATAAATTCGTCAAGTTGCGAGAGTATTTTTATTCGGTCATCTACTTTGAACGGCAAATTTGATATTGCTTGAATCATCAACTCACGTAACGAAAACGAAAGTTTTTGTTCAATTGCTATCCGAATAATTCCAAACGCAAATCGTCTCAACCCGTAAGGGTCTGCTGAACCAGTAGGTATTATGCCGAGCGAGAAATCACCAACAAGTGTATCAATTTTATCAGCAATAGAAATAATTGATGCTTCAGGTATCTCAGGCAGTTTAGCATCGTAATTTATAGGCCACCAGTGCTGTTCTATGGCGTCTGCGATTGTCTTGTTTTCTCCGTCTTTTAATACACAAATTTTGCCGTAAATACCCTGGAGTTCCGGGAATTCAGAAACCATTTCAGTTGCTAAATCGGCTTTGCACAGAAGACAAATGCGTTCAACATTAGAAAGATGGAGAGATGGAGAGATGGAGAGCAGGAGAGAAAGCCAGTTTGATAATTTTTGAATTCTCACATTTTTGTCGTAAAGCGTCCCCAGTTTTTCCTGAAATACAATTCCTTTCAACTTTTCAACTTTTGTTTCCAATTTTGTTTTTGTATCATTCCTAAAATAGAATTCGGCATCTTCAAGCCGGGCGGAAATTACTTTCTCATAACCTTCTTTAATAGTATCAAGATTAGTTGAAATGCCGTCTTTAACTGCGACAAAATATGTAAGAACCTTTTTTGTTTTGGTATTTTTATTCTCTTCAAAAACAGCGAAATTATTTTGCTTTTTTATTGTATTGATAATTACTTCTTCGGGCAAGTGCAGGAACTTCTCGTCAAATTTACACAGGATTGCCGTCGGGAATTCTACAAGATTATTAATGGTATCAAAAATTTCTTCGGTTTGTAAAACACCGCATATATTTTCTAACTGCGAATATACACTTTTTTTTAATGCAGTTAGACGGTCTGATTGGTTTACAATAATACTTTTGTTTCTTAAAAGTGTTTCGTATTTTTTTGGCTCACTAACTTTTATTTTCTTAAAATACCGAATATATGTGTAATTGGACGATTTTACATCCGCTATCTGAAATTTTATTATTTTTCTATCGTAAATCGCTAAAATCCATCTAATAGGACGGACAAAACGGAATTGCGAGTTTTCCCAAACCATTGATTTTTGGAATGATAATGACGAAATAATTTTTACAAAAACTTCAGGTAGTACATTCTCGGTTTTTAGTGATGGTTCTTTTTTCGTTATCCAAACTTTCCCATTTTTGACAATAAGTTTAGCGATATCAACATTATATTTTTTTGCAAAACCGATTGCTGCAGGTGTCGGTTCACCGTTAATAAAAGCTACTTCTTCGGTTGGTCCTGCAATTTCCGTTTCAAGTAGCGCCTGTTGCTCGCTGATATCATCAATAAGTAAAACCAACCGCCGCAATGTCGCCCAGACAGTGATTTTTTTGTAGTCCAATCGTGCTGATTTCAGTTCGTTCGCTGCCAATGTTTTTAACTGTTCAACAGCGTTTGGCAGATACCGCGCTGGAATTTCTTCCGTCCCTATTTCTAATAAAACATCCTTGCTCATTTTTTTAAATATTTTTTTGCAACTTCGGATGCCAAATTGCGAACCCGTGTGATATACGAGACACGCTGGCTTGTGGCAATTGCACGACGGGCATCTAGTAAATTAAATATATGCGAGCATTTCATAACAAAATCATATGCAGGCAGCACTAAACCTAATGTAAGCAAATGCTTACATTCTTTTTCATATTCATCAAAATGTTTCTTTAAGAGTTCAACATCTGCCTCCTCAAAATTATATCTTGAGAATTGTTTTTCGTTTTCAAGATGAATCTCGCTATATGTCAGTTCATCATTCCACATAATTTCATAGACGGACTTCTTCTTTTGGATATACATCGCGATTCGTTCAAGCCCGTAAGTAAGTTCAACCGTTATCGGATTTAATTCAATTCCTGCCATCTGCTGAAAATATGTGAACTGTGTTATCTCCATTCCGTCGCACCACACTTCCCAGCCGAGACCCGAAGCACCCAAGGTAGGGCTTTCCCAGTCATCTTCAACAAATTTGATATCATGCTTTTCAGGGTTAAGTCCGATTGCTTTTAATGAAGAAAGATACATTTTCTGGATATTTTTCGGTGATGGTTTTATTACTACCTGATACTGATAATAGTGCTGGAGCCGGTTGGGATTCTCGCCGTATCTTCCGTCGGTAGGCCGGCGAGATGGCTCCACATATGCGGCCGCCCAGGGTTTCTCACCGAGACATCGCAGAAATGTCGCAGGGTTGAAAGTACCGGCACCTTTTTCTAAATCATATGGCTGGACAACTACACAGCCTTGTTTAGCCCAGAATTTTGTTAATGTAAAAATAATTTCCTGAAAGTCCATTCTGTTTTTTTTCCTGTTTTTTACGAATTTTCTCTTTTACCTTTTTTTATTTTTTTGTTGTTCGGTCAATGCTTTTTTGAGTATCTCTCTGTCGGGAAAATCTTTGTCTCTAAAACTCTTCGTGGTTAACAAAAGCCCTTCTAAATTGACAGTTTTTATCAAGACCAATTTTCACCCTTTAATAATATCGGTGCTTTTGTTCCACCATTTTGCAAATGGGGGTCTGTTTAGTGTTTTTTTTATCTCGCTGTATTGTCCTCTTGCCAATGTGTCTGTTGACGGTAAGTTAAAACAAAAATTATCTGACATTAGCCATCTGTCATGAATTGACGTTCTAATTTTATTATCCGTTATCACTTTCAATTTACATATTACATCATTATTTTTTAGTTCTACTTTGAAATCTCTGAATGACTTTTCTAATTTTTCGTTAACTTTCTCGGCAGAGGTCAAAATTTTTATGATTTTTACTTTTTCAAAATCCACGGATTCGGATAACAATTCCAGTCCAATTTCTGAAAAATATTTATCTACCCAATAGATATATTTTCTGCAAGACCTGATAATATCCTTGAAATTTTTCTTGTTTGAGAATGGCTTTTCGGGGGAGATTAACACTGCTTCGGGTATTGCAGATGGAATGGAATGTATTGTTTTAAATATTACTCTGATTTTTTTATCGTGTTTTTCCACTTTGCATTCAAGAGCATTTATTCTGTCGGTAAATTTTTTATTTGCAGAAATTATTTTACTTATATTAGCGAACACTCGCATAATACCGATATTTACTTGTATAGCTCGCCGGCTACTCAGTACACTGGACAGCATCGCGACACCCTGCTCGGTAAAAGCATATGGATATGCTCGACGTAATCCCCCCCAACTTGAAATCACAAATTGTGATTTCAAGTTTTTAAACTCTTCATTGTCCAACTGAAACATAAAATCATATGGGAACCGTTCTATATTTCTTTTTACTGCCTGAATTAATGTGCGAGGTTCAACCCCGTAAAGTTTTGCCAGATCGGTACTTAACATTACTTTTTGTCCTCTGACCAAAAGTATTTTCTTTTCTATTCGTTTCATTTGACCGTTATTTACAATTAAATTTCTCTTTTCCATGACAGTTTTACTCTCACGAATGACACCCTGTTGATTTCAGAGGATAGGCAAGGTGTTCTTGCAAAATTCTTTCTATTGGAACATCTTTTTTTACACCGAAACCCGTAAGTTGTAAGAGTTCTTTGACAAAATAATCTTTTCTATTTGTAATGTTTTTGTTAATGTTTGATAGTTCGTTTTTCAACAAAAAAAATTTTTCTGCATTCGGCTGACGGTCCGGCGTTAACGCGTCCATCACTTCGCAGATATAACACGCCTCATAAAACTTTTCTAAATTATATCTGATAAATGAATTAGAGTCAAGTATTACGCCACCGGTAATTTTTCCAAATGCTGAATGTTCTCTTAAAAAAAGCCGCAGTTCCGATAAAACAAAAAGCTCGCAAACACAAGCAAGTTTTGCTCTTGGTTTTTTTACACTTCTCGCAAGTGCTTTTATTTTTCCAAACTCTTTTGTATAAAGTGTTAACACTCGGTCATATTCTCTGAACTCATTTTTTTTGATAACAATCGCTTGAACATTGTGAATCATAATAGAATGATTGTTGAAATTGCAAGATATACTGTTAACGAAACAATATCAGTTGCGGTTGTAACAAATGGGCCTGATGCAACCGTAGGGTCTATCTTGAATCTATAAAATGCAACAGGAATTGACATCCCGATAAGTGCTGCAAAAGTCATAGCAGACCAGATGCCCAATCCTACTGCAAACGCGAAATGGAACCCCGGCGATGTACCGCGTTGCGTGTAGGCGACAACTCCGAGAAATAGACCGTAAATCAACCCAATGACAAGTCCAACCTTGAATTCCCTTAAAATTGAACCGAATACTTTTTTAATCTGAAACTGTCCTATGACTAAAGACCTTATGACAATTGTGGCACTCTGGACGCCTATATTGTTTCCCATTCCGAGCACGACCGGTATGAAACTTGCGATCGCGATTATTTCTGCGAGCGTATGTTGAAATTTTGCCATTACGAAACTTATCACAACACCGCCGAGAAATGTTGCAAAAAGCCATGGCATTCTGTATTTTACGACTTTTACAACTGAATCGGCAGAAAGTTCTTTCGCAGAGGTTCCGCCCATTTTTGCGATATCCTCAGTGGCTTCCTGCTGAATAACATCAACCACATCGTCAATAGTAATCACGCCAATTAGATGGTTTTCATCGTCAACAACAGGTGCGGCGGTAAGGTCATATTTTGAGAATTTTTTGGCAACATCTTCCTGGTCAACATCAGCGTTGATTCTTAGTAACTGGATAGGTGACATTATCTCTGAAATTTTTATATCCTGTGGTGCGGCGATTATGCGACGAAGTGTAACACCGCCTAAAAGACAATTTTTTTCGTCTGTGATATATAATGCATAGATTGTTTCTATTTTGTGCAGCCGTGCAGAAAGTTGTACTTTTTCAAGTGCCTGTTTTGCAGTTTGGCTGGGTGATAAAGTTATGAA
The DNA window shown above is from Elusimicrobiota bacterium and carries:
- the glyS gene encoding glycine--tRNA ligase subunit beta translates to MSKDVLLEIGTEEIPARYLPNAVEQLKTLAANELKSARLDYKKITVWATLRRLVLLIDDISEQQALLETEIAGPTEEVAFINGEPTPAAIGFAKKYNVDIAKLIVKNGKVWITKKEPSLKTENVLPEVFVKIISSLSFQKSMVWENSQFRFVRPIRWILAIYDRKIIKFQIADVKSSNYTYIRYFKKIKVSEPKKYETLLRNKSIIVNQSDRLTALKKSVYSQLENICGVLQTEEIFDTINNLVEFPTAILCKFDEKFLHLPEEVIINTIKKQNNFAVFEENKNTKTKKVLTYFVAVKDGISTNLDTIKEGYEKVISARLEDAEFYFRNDTKTKLETKVEKLKGIVFQEKLGTLYDKNVRIQKLSNWLSLLLSISPSLHLSNVERICLLCKADLATEMVSEFPELQGIYGKICVLKDGENKTIADAIEQHWWPINYDAKLPEIPEASIISIADKIDTLVGDFSLGIIPTGSADPYGLRRFAFGIIRIAIEQKLSFSLRELMIQAISNLPFKVDDRIKILSQLDEFIKQRLSTYLKEKNILPDEIDAVFSSRLDDILDTYNRAVAVNSIRSQPDFEPIATSFKRISNILKQAEKSEVGSRKLEVKEDLLKEPEEKELYKKFLDTKNKINNLLKNGDYTAILDEFVSLRKPIDSFFDKILIMDKNEKIKNNRLSLLLNIYSQFIKIADFSKIVVEKISAI
- a CDS encoding glycine--tRNA ligase subunit alpha; translated protein: MDFQEIIFTLTKFWAKQGCVVVQPYDLEKGAGTFNPATFLRCLGEKPWAAAYVEPSRRPTDGRYGENPNRLQHYYQYQVVIKPSPKNIQKMYLSSLKAIGLNPEKHDIKFVEDDWESPTLGASGLGWEVWCDGMEITQFTYFQQMAGIELNPITVELTYGLERIAMYIQKKKSVYEIMWNDELTYSEIHLENEKQFSRYNFEEADVELLKKHFDEYEKECKHLLTLGLVLPAYDFVMKCSHIFNLLDARRAIATSQRVSYITRVRNLASEVAKKYLKK
- a CDS encoding ORF6N domain-containing protein, which translates into the protein MKRIEKKILLVRGQKVMLSTDLAKLYGVEPRTLIQAVKRNIERFPYDFMFQLDNEEFKNLKSQFVISSWGGLRRAYPYAFTEQGVAMLSSVLSSRRAIQVNIGIMRVFANISKIISANKKFTDRINALECKVEKHDKKIRVIFKTIHSIPSAIPEAVLISPEKPFSNKKNFKDIIRSCRKYIYWVDKYFSEIGLELLSESVDFEKVKIIKILTSAEKVNEKLEKSFRDFKVELKNNDVICKLKVITDNKIRTSIHDRWLMSDNFCFNLPSTDTLARGQYSEIKKTLNRPPFAKWWNKSTDIIKG
- the recO gene encoding DNA repair protein RecO codes for the protein MIHNVQAIVIKKNEFREYDRVLTLYTKEFGKIKALARSVKKPRAKLACVCELFVLSELRLFLREHSAFGKITGGVILDSNSFIRYNLEKFYEACYICEVMDALTPDRQPNAEKFFLLKNELSNINKNITNRKDYFVKELLQLTGFGVKKDVPIERILQEHLAYPLKSTGCHS
- the mgtE gene encoding magnesium transporter codes for the protein MKKNNIQSWALFLPEIKELITEKNFAELKRLLKGIHPIDLAEGWYNFSAQEKLVVFKLLDTRRAVEIFEELEFEEQTYILNNLEDASISEILTDMASDEKIKLFTNLPERIRKKMALLLKKEEIDVVRKIAEYPDKTAGKLMSIDFITLSPSQTAKQALEKVQLSARLHKIETIYALYITDEKNCLLGGVTLRRIIAAPQDIKISEIMSPIQLLRINADVDQEDVAKKFSKYDLTAAPVVDDENHLIGVITIDDVVDVIQQEATEDIAKMGGTSAKELSADSVVKVVKYRMPWLFATFLGGVVISFVMAKFQHTLAEIIAIASFIPVVLGMGNNIGVQSATIVIRSLVIGQFQIKKVFGSILREFKVGLVIGLIYGLFLGVVAYTQRGTSPGFHFAFAVGLGIWSAMTFAALIGMSIPVAFYRFKIDPTVASGPFVTTATDIVSLTVYLAISTIILL